The nucleotide sequence GCAAGTTTGATGAATATGGGGCAAGGGAGAGGGCTGAGCGCACAGCTCATGATGATTCAGCAGCTTGCCATCCTGATCCTGGTCCCCGCGATCGCGTGCGGGGCCGTGACGGTGGAAAAAGAAAAGGACACTCTCGCGCTGCTGCTGCTGACCCGACTCAGCCCGCTCACGATTGTCTTCGAGAAATTACTGAGCCGCGTCGTTGCGATGGGGACATACCAGCTTCTCTCGCTCCCTCTGTTTGCGATCATCTACGGAATCGGGGGCGTTGAGATTTCCGTGCTGATCTTCTCCGTCGTTCGATTGGTGGGGATGACATTTGTCGTCGGATCGATCTCCGTACTCTGCTCGTCATGGTTTCGAACGACATCCACCGCCTTCATCATGTCCTACGTGATGGTGGCGTTCTACTGGGGGGCCCAATCTGCTGTTTTTCAGATTACATCCGAGGTGCTGATGTCAGTGGTCGGGATTTTTCGTTCAATGCCGCTATTCTGGCTGGCCGTCATCACGGGAGCCGTGATCGACGGCCTCCTCAGCCTGCTCTTACTGAGGGCCGCTGCGCGTGTGCTCGTCTCACGGGCGTTTGTTCCTCCTCGAAACATGGTGCTGGAATGGTTTCGTCGAGCGGACCGCTTCTTCAACGACCTCAATTCTCGCACCACCGGCGGGGTGATCCTTGTGAAGGATGACCAATCTCTTCCCTTGTTTCACCCGATCAGTTGGCGTGAAACGCAAAAGAAATCTCTGGGGACATTTCGGTATCAGTTTCGCGTGCTCATGCTGTTGCTGACACCTTTGATCCTCGTGATCGCTTCGATGCTGATGGATGGTCGAGGCGATTTCACCAATCCCTTCCGGGGCTTCCCTGCATTTTTCTGGACCGTATCCATTATCTGTCTGACGATCCACGCTTCCGGTGCGATTGCCTCCGAACGTATCCGTCAGTCACTGGATGTTCTGCTCGTGGCCCCGATCTCAGCTTCCGAGATCGTTTTCGAAAAACTCTCGGGGGTTCAAAGGATGGTCAAGATCCTTACGGTCCCGTTTGCAGTGTCAATCTTGTTTCAGGCAATCTGGACCGGGTATGTCATGCAAGACGGGGTGAGGACGCACGGCTCAAATTTCTGGAGAGAAATCACCTCCGCCACGCTTGGCACTCTGATTTATATGCAACTGCTTGTGTGGACCAGCTTCTATCTGGGACTGCGGTTTAAGACACAGATGCAGGCGGTACTGGCGACCTTGATCCTGGTGGTCTCTGTTTGTCTGATTCCGATTGTCGTAACACGTTTTGCGTACTTCAACTTTGGCCAGAACCTTCCGTTCCTTGGATGGCTCAGTCCACTTCAGATGGTCTTTCCGACACTCGACTTTTCGCCTGATTGGAGTCGGGCACATTCTGACCCCGGTTTTGCCTGGATCACCTTGGGCCTGCATTTCGTCCTGTTCAGTCTACTCTGGTGGTGGATGCGGTGGATTTCACTCTCTCAGTTCTCCCGCATTCTCGGGCGGTCGGAAGGGCCGGTTCACGGATCATCCCCGAATTACAACCGGGGCCCCGAATTATCGACCTGGCCCTCATCCGCCGAGGGGTAGAGTGAGCAATGGGCCGCCTGATCGAACATCGGATTCCTGCACCGCGAACAGAATCTCGTAGATCGCCATACTGGCACGTGACTGCACATCATTTGGTGCGATGTAGAACCAGTAACCCCGGTATTTCACTGCGATTTCCGATTTCTTTGGCCGTCGTTTGCTGCTGCACACCTGAAACAGACCCTGAGTCACGTTGGTCCAATCGTAAAGTTGGCCGGATCCATCGGCCGTAATGGGTGCGATGCCGCGGGTGACGTGTTCGTCAGGTACACAGACCCCTTTCGACAGGAACACGCCAATCTGCAGCATGGAGCGCATGTTGACGAAAATCGTGTCACCCGCAGCGAGGTCCTCTTCATCGACGATCCCGGCTTCCCGATCAGGATGGTCACCACTCATCTCTGACTTGATCTTATAGGTGCTACGTCCAGGCCGCAGGCGAAATATCTGTGCGACTTCAAGCATCTCAGGTGACATGCGGTCCTGTTCCCGCACACGTAATACGAGCGTTTTTTCGTACTTATGGACCGTCATCCGATCCTGATCAACTGTCCGAAAGACGTAGTTTTCTTTCGCGGCGTTCACCAGATCGGCACCGCCGATACGTTCCACGGCAATCGGGTCCGAAATATCGTCTGAGTCTTCCAGTTTTCGTACAGTGAGCTCGATGGCTCCGCGCTGTTCCAGATCGCCGAGTATTTGGACGCCACGACGAAATTCGAAGTTGTCGTCAGGTCCATTGGGGATCATTGCAATGGAACGCGCCGCATTAGGGACGTCATTGATGTCATTCACGGCCATCAGCATGAACTGCTGGAAATTGGCCCCTGCATTGACGACACTGAACAGCTCGGCTGACAGCGGCTGAAGCAGAGATTTTGCCGTTTCCTGTCCAGTACGTGGGTGGTAGCTGAAGGTGGGAGCGTCGCGGATAAACCACTCACCCAGCCCGAGATTACTCATCCCCGGCCCCGACCCGTCGAGTCCGTAGCTGTAGTTGCCGCGCCCGCTCATCTCGAACTGGCTCGTGATATTGCTCAGATCCATAAAGATGGGCGAGTCAGCGTAGCGCAAGCGGACGATATTCAGCAATAACTGCTCATCATTGGTGGACCGGTAAACCTCGTTGTAGCGGGTTCTGGTGACACTGAGTGCCGTCGGGCCGAGGCAGCCGGAAAACGCGAAACTCAACGCGAAAGCCGCGACGAGGCAAAGGCTGATACCTCGTCTCTTCCAACCTTCTTGAGTTCTGCTGCTGGTACCAAACATGCGATTCCTGTCGATGAACGATGATGTGATCGATCGCAGGATGTCGCAGACCCACGCTGCGTAAAAGGGAGACACTCTGACTCTGGTATCGGCTCAATGCGCAGAAAACTTGACTCAATCGATAAAGACGTTCCATCCCGAACAAAGTGTCCAATCCACCCGGTCCGACCGATATCAGTTTTCGCGTCGTGACCTGTACGCAGACGGTGACGGTCGTGACTGCAGAAAGAAAATTTCAGGACTTCGAGCGCTCGGACGGGCTCAGCGAATCGAAGTCTGATTTCAGAAAACGCCGATTGAAGAAGCACGCGTATGCGGAGGATAGCCTTTTGCCCGGTCCAACGTAAAATGCCGTTAGGGAGAATGATGAACGGATTCGAGAATTTGTAATTTCACGTCTGGTTTTTAACCCCGTGATCCCGTCAGAATGTCGGAATCGGTCGACATTGACCTGTTTGCTAACCTGGTTTCTTTTTTCCCGCGGAGTTTGATAGATGGCCCCGAACAAGAAGTATCTGAGCTTGGAAGAAGCCGCAGCTCAGCTCGGGATCAAAACGGAAGACCTGATCCGACTGCGGGAAAAGGGCGAAGTCAGAGGATTCGCCGACCGGGGAACGTGGAAATTCAAGGCCGACGATGTGGCGGAATATCGCCGTCGCCGGCAACCCGATTCGGATCCGGACCTCCAGATCATCGACGAGTTCGGGGATGCGGATGATTCCAGTCAACAGGCAACTGTGATTCGCAAGGGTTCACTAACAAACTCCGACAGCGATGTGCGACTGGTAACCGACGACTTCGGTAAGGATAAAGGAATCCTGTCCGGCAGCAGTTCGGATATGCCCACGATCAGTCTTAACGATTCCGACAGCGACGTCCGTCTGGTCGAGCCCATCGGTTCTGCCGCGGAGGGAAGTGACAGCGACGTTTCGTTGTTTATTCCTCGAAGTGGTTCAAAGTCCGATTCGGACAGTGACGTTCGGATGATCGATCTGCCCGACCCGGGGAAACGACCACACGCGGGAATGAATTCCGACAGCGATGTTCGTCTGGCGACGACCGATAGCGACATTCGGTTGTCGTCGTTCTCCGACAGCGATAGCGACGTGAAACTGATCGGCCCCAAGGGGGGCAAAGACAGTGATAGCGACGTTACTCTCCTGTCGAAGAAAGGGGACGTCCCGGGGCGTGGAAATGCTGGACAGGGCGATAGTGACTTTAACCTCATCGGTTCCGCCAAGTCAGACTCGGTACTGCACGAGGGAGACGATTCCTCGATCACGTTGGCTGGCGATAGCGGAATCCAGCTTGCCGGTGATAGCGGCATTCAGCTGATTGGTGGCGGAGATAGCGGCATTCGACTCGGGGCCAGCAGCGGAATCCGGCTCGGGGGAGCCGACAGCGGTATCCGGCTCGACGACGACAGTGGTTTGCAGCTTCAGCGACCCGCCGACAGCGGCATTTCACTCGAAGGAGCCGACAGCGGCGTCCGTCTGGCGGACAGCGGGATCAATCTTGGTGATGACAGCGGGATTCGAATGAGCCCCGGCAGCGGCAAGTCCTTTGATCTCAAATCTCCCGGTGGCAAAGGGAAGAAGGCCGACAGCAGCCTCAAGTTGAAAGGTTCATCGGCACCAGCCAGCGACGAGCTCGGCGATACCTCCCCGATGAACCTCAGGGAATTGAGTGACGAGGACCTCGGAACGACGTCCCCGCTATTGATGCCGATGGATGATGACGAAGCGGATGCTTCAGACTTGGAAGCCTTCAACGCCAGCGACACGTCTGAACTTCAGGCGTTAGGAGATTCTGACGACAACGTCGTCCACTTCGAAGATGATGACGACGCCCCTCCGATTGCGCCAAAGCGGAAGCAGAAGACCGTCGAAGAAAGTATTTTCGATGATGGTGAATCGCTCGAAGAGCTTGAGGTCTCAGATCATGACCTCAGCGGCGAAGAGGACATTGACGATCTGGCGTTTGATGAAGACGAAGACGGGTACGACGACGGATTCTCCGCTGGCTCCAGCCAGCTTGGGTTCGGTAGCTCGCAAAAACTGGCACTGCCCCAGGAGGTCGAGTGGAGTGCAGGATACTGCGCCCTGCTTTTTGCTTCCGTTTGTGTCCTCGCTTTTGGCACTTGCCTGTCCGCTGACCTGCTGAGAACCGTCTGGGCCGGATCGGGTGACTCAGCCGTCTATCCAGGATTCGTCGGAATGCTTGCTTCGCTCTGGAAATGACGAACCGGTTTGCATTCCGTTAAGTTCCAGTAATGCAGACCCATCGAGGAATGGTGAGAGTTCC is from Schlesneria sp. DSM 10557 and encodes:
- a CDS encoding ABC transporter permease subunit, producing MKFDTSLIGADGVSILERVSLPLLTKELIEQSQNKRTYLLRVVYAVILYGIALWQYQSFTQGGGTASLMNMGQGRGLSAQLMMIQQLAILILVPAIACGAVTVEKEKDTLALLLLTRLSPLTIVFEKLLSRVVAMGTYQLLSLPLFAIIYGIGGVEISVLIFSVVRLVGMTFVVGSISVLCSSWFRTTSTAFIMSYVMVAFYWGAQSAVFQITSEVLMSVVGIFRSMPLFWLAVITGAVIDGLLSLLLLRAAARVLVSRAFVPPRNMVLEWFRRADRFFNDLNSRTTGGVILVKDDQSLPLFHPISWRETQKKSLGTFRYQFRVLMLLLTPLILVIASMLMDGRGDFTNPFRGFPAFFWTVSIICLTIHASGAIASERIRQSLDVLLVAPISASEIVFEKLSGVQRMVKILTVPFAVSILFQAIWTGYVMQDGVRTHGSNFWREITSATLGTLIYMQLLVWTSFYLGLRFKTQMQAVLATLILVVSVCLIPIVVTRFAYFNFGQNLPFLGWLSPLQMVFPTLDFSPDWSRAHSDPGFAWITLGLHFVLFSLLWWWMRWISLSQFSRILGRSEGPVHGSSPNYNRGPELSTWPSSAEG
- a CDS encoding helix-turn-helix domain-containing protein, encoding MAPNKKYLSLEEAAAQLGIKTEDLIRLREKGEVRGFADRGTWKFKADDVAEYRRRRQPDSDPDLQIIDEFGDADDSSQQATVIRKGSLTNSDSDVRLVTDDFGKDKGILSGSSSDMPTISLNDSDSDVRLVEPIGSAAEGSDSDVSLFIPRSGSKSDSDSDVRMIDLPDPGKRPHAGMNSDSDVRLATTDSDIRLSSFSDSDSDVKLIGPKGGKDSDSDVTLLSKKGDVPGRGNAGQGDSDFNLIGSAKSDSVLHEGDDSSITLAGDSGIQLAGDSGIQLIGGGDSGIRLGASSGIRLGGADSGIRLDDDSGLQLQRPADSGISLEGADSGVRLADSGINLGDDSGIRMSPGSGKSFDLKSPGGKGKKADSSLKLKGSSAPASDELGDTSPMNLRELSDEDLGTTSPLLMPMDDDEADASDLEAFNASDTSELQALGDSDDNVVHFEDDDDAPPIAPKRKQKTVEESIFDDGESLEELEVSDHDLSGEEDIDDLAFDEDEDGYDDGFSAGSSQLGFGSSQKLALPQEVEWSAGYCALLFASVCVLAFGTCLSADLLRTVWAGSGDSAVYPGFVGMLASLWK